A part of Gossypium hirsutum isolate 1008001.06 chromosome A07, Gossypium_hirsutum_v2.1, whole genome shotgun sequence genomic DNA contains:
- the LOC121232187 gene encoding uncharacterized protein, whose translation MEEKPRRHGHGQLREEEPPLPAIDHRTGHRTPATTPPFAVAGKPKKAPFFSFLRIESRSRVRKAEIPAKRAKIERDLSVLPLSTAAGNRCGKRHGGGRQHGRVGVVLVADNMGEWEEESGSLGFWDWAWMLG comes from the exons AGAGGAAGAGCCCCCTTTGCCGGCCATCGACCACCGCACCGGTCACCGGACGCCGGCGACGACGCCGCCGTTCGCGGTGGCCGGAAAACCAAAAAAAGctccctttttctcctttttgcGAATAGAGTCCAGATCTAGggttagaaaagccgaaatcccggcGAAAAGGGCCAAAATCGAAAGAGACCTTTCGGTTCTTCCTCTTTCCACCGCCGCCGGAAACAG GTGCGGCAAAAGGCATGGTGGTGGCAGACAGCATGGGAGAGTGGGAgtggtgctggtggcagacaacaTGGGAGAATGGGAAGAGGAAAGTGGGAGTCTAGGGTTTTGGGATTGGGCTTGGATGTTGGGCTAG